TGTGTTGGAGAGGACTTTGTGCTTTTCAAACatcttcctgctgcctccagggtGCTGGGGGCTCTCCACAAAGGCATGGAGGGGCAGAGAACACTTGGATTTGTCTGGATGTGGAATTCCTGTTTCTTCAGAGTGACCAAGGTGACAAGAAAGTTTCCACCCAGCTCAGATGGAGCCGAGAATTTGGTTACATGGTGGAGGAGGTGACTCCTGTcacaaaaaacacatttttaagcGTGGCTTGTAATTTTAGGgctgtaggaaaaaaatgccCTGACCATTCTGAGAATCCTAAATTGAGGTCCTGGAGGGCACAGGGCCTGGTGTCCCCTGGTGAAATAGGACaatccccagccctggctgcaccacccagccctgctgacgTGGCATGACCCCGAGACATGTTTTGGCCTCTAATCCTGGCACTTGAAAGGAGCCTGGGAGGCTGACTGGGCACGTCTTGcacagggaaatgaaaaagcagcattGCATGTGTCCCCATTTCTCTAATGGGGATGTTTTGCATGCGAGAGGAGCTTGGTAAACACGTTCCATGTGCTGAGGGTGCCCGTGGGCCcggggctctgtggggcagTATAAAAGGAAGAGCAAGAGCAGGATCCCTcatccagctctcctgccttctcctcctTGGTGACACAGGTGAGCTCCATCCATCTTCACCTTCCTCTtgtccttctccttctcctctttgTCTTTGCCTTCATCTCTGcccttgctgctcctcattttCTGCTGAGCATTTCTCTCCCAGACCCACCTCCCAGTCCCTGTTcaatgggaggaactgggagaaGCTCTTGGGCTCTTTGGGGATGGGGTTCTGgatcctttcttcctctcccattccctgtcccctcttACCGAGCCCTGCTCTTTCTCCTGCCGAGGCCGTGCCTCACGTTctgcctgtgcctcctgcaggtgctcctgcagccacagccatgTCCTGCTACGACCTGTGCCGGCCCTGCGGCCCCAccccgctggccaacagctgcaacgaGCCCTGTGTGCGGCAGTGCCAGGACTCGCGGGTCATCATCGAGCCCTCGCCCGTGGTGGTCACCCTGCCCGggcccatcctcagctccttcccccagaaCACCGCCGTGGGATCCTCCACCTCCGCCGCCGTGGGCAGCATCCTCAGCGAGTCCGGGGTCCCCATCAACTCGGGGGGCTTTGGGCTCTCGGGGCTCTCTGGCCTTGGTGGCCGCTACTGCGGCCGCAGGTGCCTGCCCTGCTAGAGCCGGGCCGCACGTCCAGCGAGTGCCTCCCCCAGGAAGCCCCAGGCCAGGGGCCCgactgaggctggagctgctggccagtgTTTCCAGAGGCCTTGGgcccctccagccctcctgACAAGGAGGGAGGCAAACGTGGCCAGCTGAGCCTTCTGCCTGTCCTGCTTTCTTCTGCgcctcccctgctctgctggcccaggggctcAGCCCCGAGCCTGGCGCAGGCAGACCACAGTGTGGCCactgctggccagggcagcctggcccagggccctgcccaccctctgctttgtttctgtctGCACACTCAATAAAGTTCACTCTGCATTGAACTGGAGCCTCCTGCAGTTCCTTCCATCTTGGGATCCACAGTTAAAACTGCTCCATGGGCCTGTGTTGCCCTGGGGGGAGTTTGGGTGGTCCAGGACTACTGATGGACCTTGCTCACACCTGGGCAATTTGAGAACATGCAAGGGCCACTGAAATGCCATGGGGCTGTGGAGGGAGTGTGGCCTTGTGTGAGTGTGACAGGGTGACCAGGAGATGACCAGGGTGACCAGGAGGTGCCCCAGGGGCCACTGAGCCAGGACACAGGTTGGGCAACTTCCAGCTGACGAGTCAAGCCACTGCCCCGATGGCTTCTGTGCCAGTTTCACCCATGTGCCTAAGGCCATGGTTGCGTTTTACCTCTACAATTGcatctttcccttccttccttcatccAAGCACTTCTCCCAGCCCCTGGATGCTGAGGGAGCCCCAAACAAGTTGCAGGGACATTCAATGCCATTGCCAAACTCAATGTGATGtccaattttcttttcctgctttctgtggGGTGTTTCTCCCTGGGAAATGGGgtgtgcctggctctgcagccatcTTGGGACAGCCCAAGGCTGCTCTTCTGCCCTATTTTGGCTGTCACTGTCTGAAATAAAGCGATCCTGCTAAGttcctctgtctctttttctgctgtggaaatgCCCTCCTATGGTAGGACTCATGGCTGCTCTGTGGGCCAGAGAGGGTTAATGAATCAGGTGTGTttttgaaatgtatttcttACCAAGGCTGTTGGCCTGAAGAccaaaaagagaagaaggagaaggagataagcaagaaagaaaacctgcagcagggaaaagtatttttagaaaaattttgtgaaaaacaGAGGTGGAGATGGTTTTACACCAATGAAAGTTGCGTTGACTTATTGTAACCACTGAATAAAGCGCAAATTTTGCAGAGAGTATAAAAGACAGTGTACTGTTGTAATAAACAGATTTTAGCCTTCTGAAGTGTAATGTGTCCTTTTGTATGTCGTGCCCACCTCAACAGGGACAccctcccatccctgagccagGAGGGGTCATTGGCAGCAACAGGGTCAAAATGAAACCAGGGGAGGGAGTCAacacccccaggacacccctgaGAGCGTGGGGTGGGTCATGACACCCGAGACTTCTTGTTGACCCTCGATGGGGAGGGCTGGGTCAGGGAGAAGGacaaagggctggaaaagcctTTGTTGTGGAAGACATTTTAGTGGAAATGCCATGGATGGAAGGGTGGTGTGTGTTTTGAAGGAAATCTCTCTGCTGGATATGCCCCGCCACACCTGGGGTTTCCTTCTGGATGTGTTTGTTTAGAGAAACTTCTCCTGACAACCTGAAAGCTCCCTTCATCCTCCTGCATGTGGAGTCTGGCTTGCACCCGTGGGATTTaagatttttctgtctctgatgGAGCCCCAGCCTCACTGGGACAGGAATTTTGCCCCCTTTGCCACAAGGGGTTTCAGGTGGTGCCTGAGCGGGGCTGTCACCTctcctggggacaccagctCTTGTCCTGCCCCAGGAAATAACACTCAGAATGTGGAATCCTTCCCTTGCCGGGCATCTCTAGGGACATCctggtccctgctgctccccaggctgggtttgctggcactgccagccctcaggtgctccctgtgtcctgcttgGAAATATTTAGGACAATGAGAAGGGTCTGGTCAGAGGCTGGGGGGAAGCAGAAGTAGAAGGATGGCCATGAGGAATGGAAGAAGGAAGAGTTTTGAAGTCAGATGTTCTCATTAGGGAGTGTTTTCTGCAAGATAATGACCCTGACTAAGATTTGCTGTTGGGACAGCAGCGTCCTTCCTTCTGGAGGAGTCCTGTTCTGCTGATTGGAGAACTCCAGGCAATGCTGGAAGACctgaaaggcagaagaaaagagataaTTTCTTCTAAAGGCAATGTGAGATCCCAAAGAAAGTTCAAAACCAGCCCATGAAGTCTCTCTGCTGAATAAATTATGTCTAAGAAAGCTTGAAAGGCCTTGGAGTCACAGAGAGCAACGTCGAGGGCCAGTCCCCACCAAAGCCAGCCCTTTAATCCTGAGTTTATAAtaaaaaaactgcatttattaCTCCAAAGGCTCAGAGCTGCCTCAGGAGGGGAAGATGCTGACATCACCTGGAAATATGGCACCACTCCACCCAGCTGGCTGAAACATCAGCCTGGTTCGGGCTGAAAAATACCCTAAAAACATTTTGGCCTCTAATGCTGGCACTTGAAAGGAGCCAGATTGGCTGAATGGGCACATCCTGCACAGGGAAATGAAAAGGCAGCGTTGCAGGGAACATAAACAACCTCGAGTTTACTTAATTGGGATGCTTTGCATAAAATATGAGCTTGTTGGTAAACACGTTCCCTGTGCAAAGGCGCGTCTGGGCCcggggctgtgtggggcagtATAAAAGGCAGAGCAAGAGCAGGATCCCTcatccagctctcctgccttctcctgctccttggTGACACAGGTGAGCTCCAAGGGCCTCACgctgctcttcctcttctctttctccttgtGCTTCAACGGAACCTTTGCTTCTTTCTGGTGCTCTTTGAGTCTTTCTCCTTGATCCTGCTCTCACCGGggttttgtggttgtttttcaCTGGGCAGAGGTGGGAGATGTTGGGATTTCTTTGCAGAGAACTCTTTGGGCTCAGGGCTGTTGGAactccccttcctccctctccagaCTGTCTCTTCTCCACGGGCTCTGCTCTTTCTCCTGTGAGCAGCGTCTCGCCCTGTGCCTCTCATTGCGtggctgctttccctgccctctccccaggtgctcctgcagccacagccatgTCCTGCTACGACCTGTGCCGGCCCTGCGGCCCCAccccgctggccaacagctgcaacgaGCCCTGTGTGCGGCAGTGCCAGGACTCCCGCGTGGTCATCCAGCCCTCGCCCGTGGTGGTCACCCTGCCcggccccatcctcagctccttccccccAGAACACCGCCGTGGGATCCTCCACCTCCGCCGCCGTGGGCAGCATCCTGAGTGAGGAGGGAGTGCCCATCAACTCGGGGGGCTTTGGGCTCTCGGGGCTCTCTGGCCTTGGTGGCCGCTACTGCGGCCGCAGGTGCCTGCCCTGCTAGAGCCGGGCCGCACGTCCAGCGAGTGCCTCCCCCAGGAAGCCCCAGGCCAGGGGCCCgactgaggctggagctgctggccagcgTTTCCAGAGGCCTTGGgcccctccagccctcctgACAAGGAGGGAGGCAAACGTGGCCAGCTGAGCCTTCTGCCTGTCCTGCTTTCTTCTGCgcctcccctgctctgctggcccaggggctcAGCCCCGAGCCTGGCGCAGGCAGACCACAGTGTGGCCactgctggccagggcagcctggcccAGGGCCCTGCCCactctctgctttgtttctgtctGCACACTCAATAAAGTTCATTCTGCATTGAACTGGAGCCTCCTGCAATTCCTTCCACTTTGGGATCCACAGCTAAAGTTGCTCCATGGGGCTGTGGTGCCCTGGGGATGTTTGTGTGGGATTAGAGGGAGTGTGGCTTTGTGTGAGTGACTAGGAGATGCTCAGGGGACACCTGAGCCCAGAGGGAGACTGGACCTTGGGTTCCAGTAGATGGGGCTAAACATTGACCTTCCAGAAGAGATTTCTGTGCAGATTCACAGTCACCTTCCTTAAAGCCTTAACTGTGCATTTCCAGCTACAAGTGGTTGTTATCCTAGCCTGCATGCAAGCACAGCATCCAGACCCTGGACAGGGACAATCCCCAGTGCTGAGGTGACTCGTGGCACTCAGGGCAGGTGTGCAGAGAGAAATGTGATTTCTGTGCCAGACATTGGCACAGTGGGAATGGACTGAGGATGGGTCACTCTTCTGGAGGAATCGCAGAATCCTCAAGGTTGGAGAAAAGCTCCAAGTTCAAGTAACATAGCAGATTTCTGCAGATCTGCTCCAGACTCCTGCTCCTTCAGGACACGGTGACACACAGAATGATTTCTCAGTAATTGATGTTTCTGACCACAGGACAGTTTTGGTGGGGATAAGATACTTCCACTGCTGCGGGAAATGGATTTGTAGagagttctcagggcctgacACACAGTATGCAGCTGTGTGCAAACTTAGACATAAGAAATCCTGACTTAGAAATGCCATGGAATAGGCAACACCACTCAGTTGCCCCCTCTCCGGGTCAGAAAAATATGAGAGGGCGCTTATAGCTGCTCTGTGAGCCAGAGAAGGTTCATGGATAAGGTTTGCTTCTGAAAGGAATTTTATCAAGGCTGTTGGTACAGAgaccaaaaataaagaaaaaaatattatcaagaaaaatctgtagctgggaaaagtattttcagaaaagtttCGTGAACAACAGAGGCGGAAATGGTTTTGCACCAATGAATGTTATGTTAATTTACTGCAACCAATAAATGAGGTGTAAACTTCGTAGAGAATATCAAAAACATGTGTAAAAGCTCttgtaatgaaaaaatataagcCGTATGAAATGTAGTGTGACCTTTCATATGTTGGGTGCGGcccaacaacaacagaaaaggGCGAAATCCAACACGCTGCTCTTTTCTGGGCCTGGGTACCATCCCAGGCGATGTCACTGTCAGTCCTGCTCTCTCAGAGGAGGGATCATGGTCCCTGTGTGCCCATCCCTGACCCAAATCCACGATACACCCACCCTCAGCACGTCCTCAACCTGTGTCCTGGCTCAGGTGTCCCCTGGGGCACCTCCTGGTCACCCTGTCACACTCACACAAGGCCACACTCCCTCCACTGCCCCATGGCATTCCAGTGCCCTTGCAGGTGCTCACCTTGCCCAGGTGTGAGCAAGGTCCATCAGTAGTCCTGGACCACCCAAACTCCCCCCAGGGCACCACAGCCCCATGGAGCTGTTTTAGTTTTGGATCCCAAAGTGGAAGGAATTGCAGGAGGCTCCAGTTCAATGCAGAATGAACTTTATTGAGTGTGCagacagaaacaaagcagagggtgggcagggccctgggccaggctgccctggccagcagtGGCCACACTGTGGTCTGCCTGCGCCAGGCTCGGGGCTgagcccctgggccagcagagcaggggaggcGCAGAAGAAAGCAGGACAGGCAGAAGGCTCAGCTGGCCACGTTTGCCTCCCTCCTTGTcaggagggctggaggggcCCAAGGCCTCTGGAAAcgctggccagcagctccagcctcagtcGGGCCCCTGGCCTGGGGCTTCCTGGGGGAGGCACTCGCTGGACGTGCGGCCCGGCTCTAGCAGGGCAGGCACCTGCGGCCGCAGTAGCGGCCACCAAGGCCAGAGAGCCCCGAGAGCCCAAAGCCCCCCGAGTTGATGGGGACCCCGGACTCGCTGAGGATGCTGCCCACGGCGGCGGAGGTGGAGGATCCCACGGCGGTGttctgggggaaggagctgaggatgggccCGGGCAGGGTGACCACCACGGGCGAGGGCTCGATGATGACCCGCGAGTCCTGGCACTGCCGCACACAGGGCtcgttgcagctgttggccagcggggTGGGGCCGCAGGGCCGGCACAGGTCGTAGCAGGAcatggctgtggctgcaggagcacctgCAGGAGGCACGGGCAGAACGTGAGGCACGGCCTCGGCAGGAGAAAGAGCAGGGCTcggtgagaggggacagggaatgggagaggaagaaaggatcCAGAACCCCATCCCCAAAGAGCCCAAGAGCTTCTCCCAGTTCTTCCCATTGAACAGGGACTGGGAGCTGGGTCTGGGAGAGAAATGCTCAGCAGaaaatgaggagcagcaagggcagagatgaaggcaaagagaaagagaggaaggagaacGACAAGAGGAAGGTGAAGGTGGTTTGAGCTCACCTGTGTCACCAaggaggagaaggcaggagagctggatgAGGGATCCTGCGCTCACAGTGGGTTTTATACCGTGCtggccagccctggggccaccCTTTGCTCTCAGGATGTGTTTCCCAAGCTCATCCCGCATGTAAAACACTCCCTTCCAAATCCCAGCCTTTGATTTGGTGCTGCAACGCTCCTTCCCCGTTTCCTTGCTGGTGGCAATCCCCATTCCAGGCTGAAACCTCGTTTTAGGCGACTTAATTAGAGATCAAACGCTTCTCATGGCCAGCATTGTTGATTCAGGTAATTTAATTTATGGCCATCCGTGTTTTTCCTCAGTCTGGCAGTTTAGTCACTGCCTCGTCTGTCTCGTGGCCATTTCCAAATTAAAACTATGCCAGACTCATCCCAGATAGCTCCACATTCAAGCCGCATTTGCATGTTTTTGCATAAATATAATTGCAGCTAtatttccctgtgttttcagATTGTGCCACATGTCTGGTTTGAATTGCTCATTGGGAATGAAATGCTCGTTTAGATGAGAGCCTAATTAGGTCACAAACCCTGCGTGGCACCaattctttcagtttttcactCAACATTAAGCATTTTATTCCAGAACCCACTTCATGGCTTATAGTTTATTGTCTCACCACCTTCAACTTGTGTAGGATCTCCAAGTGCACTTAATAaccaaaatctgaattttttaaaatgtgttttttcccaAATCAGCTTCATACTGGAAGCCGTTTTTGGGAATAATTACTCCTTGACCCTCAGAGCAACTTCTGTAAAGTCTCCAGGAGTGGTTTTTCCTCCCGTTTTCTGCGCTGAACTCTGTTTCtcagtggaaataaaatattcagcagCTGGTGTTGGATTTGGGATACTGGGCAAGTTGCTTCCTTGGCCTAATTAGGCCTGGAATGTGCTCAGGTTTTATGTCTTGGCACCACAGTTTGGAGGCCAGGATGACCACGGGTAATATCCTGACAACTCTGCTGTAGGACAGGAGTGGAAGCAATTGGGAACCAGGGGTTGGTGGCATCCCTGCAATTGCTGGGACACctaatttcagtttatttatgGCCATAAATAAAAAGGCCAAAGCCAGAACCCCAAATGCTTCACTCAGGTGGTGCAGCCAACAATCATTTCTGCTCAGCTCAGACAATTTGAGCGGGTAATTTTGGCTAACCAAGGGGAAGAAATCTCCAGCTTCAGTTTTTCGGCCCCAAAACGTTTCTGAGGagagaaatgtttcatttcattcATTAAAGCAGAGTTTATTGTGACTGCAGCAAAACAAGAGTTAAACTGACCGTGAAGGAATAAAACAATTGAAGCAATAATTCAATCCCCAGActgggggttttatttttagaattattttaagatttcaGTTCAGCAAAGAACCAGATTAATTGGGAATGTAGGCTGTGATGATTGAGGCCAAAGAAATGATCAATTCCAGGATGTGATCcattccaggccaggttggatgggataTTGAGCAACCCAATCCAGTGGGAGGtggccctgcccatggaaggggttGGGACAAGCTGATCTTTCAGGTCCCTTTCCaccccaaatcattccatgatcCCAGAATTGGTGGGAATTTTTTaggaagtattttttaaatcaaataataatgaaagaaaaggacatTTCCTTCAAAGGTCCCTGCCAGCAGTATCAGAACCTCCATCTCTCATTTAGCTTCATCCCCATCCCGAAGCCTCCAAGGTGtctgtctgcagctccctggggctgcacaacAACTGAAGCTTCAGCTTCTTGAAAGGGAACAACTTCAAAGCCAATCCCAAATATTCATTAAATGCTTGAGACACACAAAGTGCATCAGCCATGGAAATATTGCAGCCACCATGCAAAATTGGAATTGTTTTGTCACTTGGGCAATAACGTCACCCTAAATTTGGCTACTCCTTGGGCAGACAACATTTGAGAGCGTCAGAACCCAGggttattaatttttttttttcattaaaaagtcGTTTTGTGTGTCGTAACAACCTCCCATAGGTGGTTCCTCTGGAACAGATCCAGGGATGCTCGGGATTCTGGTGAGGATttaatgcagcagcacagggaaaaaaatgaggtggggggctcaggtgagaccccacctgcagagctggggaggagctggagctgctggagagaacccagaggaggctccaggatgggatcccagggatgggggaaaggctggcaggaaaggctggcacagctgggattgttcagcctcCAGAAACTTTGGGGTGACCTCGCTGtggcctggcaggagctgcaggggctccGAGGAACACGGGGAGAGACAAttcccaagggatggagggcCAGGATGAGGGGGAATGGGTTCAGGCTAACAGGGACGGGGCTTaggggggggtttggggataAATTCTTCCCTGTAAATATAGGGAGGCACTGGCAGGGATTAttccatccctggatgtgtcc
This sequence is a window from Oenanthe melanoleuca isolate GR-GAL-2019-014 chromosome 25, OMel1.0, whole genome shotgun sequence. Protein-coding genes within it:
- the LOC130263164 gene encoding LOW QUALITY PROTEIN: feather keratin 1-like (The sequence of the model RefSeq protein was modified relative to this genomic sequence to represent the inferred CDS: deleted 1 base in 1 codon); protein product: MSCYDLCRPCGPTPLANSCNEPCVRQCQDSRVVIQPSPVVVTLPGPILSSFPQNTAVGSSTSAAVGSILSEEGVPINSGGFGLSGLSGLGGRYCGRRCLPC
- the LOC130263126 gene encoding feather beta keratin-like, with the translated sequence MSCYDLCRPCGPTPLANSCNEPCVRQCQDSRVIIEPSPVVVTLPGPILSSFPQNTAVGSSTSAAVGSILSESGVPINSGGFGLSGLSGLGGRYCGRRCLPC